Proteins from a single region of Planctomycetia bacterium:
- a CDS encoding membrane dipeptidase, with protein sequence MFILDAHLDLGMNALEWNRDLSQPIEAIRAAENGLTDKVDRGLSTVALPEMRRGRVGLCVATMLARYTRPGEQLPGWPKNLVPGWRSPEIAWSVTQGQLSWYRAMEAAGEMKQIVDLPGLDQHLALWHADDPIASPPADAPIGYILSLEGADSIRGLEYLEAAYAQGLRAIGPAHYGPGRYAQGTNATGGLTPEGRELLRAMDELGIILDATHLCDESFWEALDVFQGPVWASHNNCRALVPGVRQFGDEQLRALIARGAVIGAVLDAWMLTPNWLRGQSTPDESGVSLASAVDHIDHVCQLAGNANHCGLGSDLDGGFGREQSPRDLDTIADLAKFTKLLEQSGYPTADVEKIMHGNWISFLRRAWS encoded by the coding sequence ATGTTCATACTTGACGCCCACCTCGATCTCGGCATGAACGCCTTGGAGTGGAACCGGGATCTGAGCCAGCCGATCGAGGCGATCAGAGCCGCCGAAAACGGGCTCACCGACAAGGTCGATCGCGGCCTGAGTACCGTCGCACTCCCCGAGATGCGGCGCGGGCGCGTCGGGCTCTGCGTGGCGACGATGCTGGCAAGGTACACCCGGCCCGGCGAGCAGTTGCCGGGCTGGCCGAAGAACCTGGTGCCCGGCTGGCGAAGTCCGGAAATTGCCTGGTCCGTCACGCAAGGGCAACTGTCGTGGTATCGTGCGATGGAAGCGGCCGGGGAGATGAAGCAAATTGTCGATCTGCCGGGGCTGGATCAGCATCTGGCACTCTGGCACGCGGACGATCCAATCGCATCGCCACCGGCCGACGCGCCAATCGGCTACATCTTGAGCCTGGAAGGCGCCGACTCGATCCGCGGCCTGGAATATCTGGAAGCCGCCTATGCACAAGGTCTGCGGGCGATCGGCCCTGCTCACTACGGCCCGGGACGCTACGCACAAGGCACCAACGCCACTGGCGGCCTCACGCCGGAAGGTCGTGAACTGCTGCGTGCGATGGATGAGCTGGGCATCATTCTCGACGCTACGCATCTCTGTGATGAAAGCTTCTGGGAAGCCCTCGACGTATTCCAGGGCCCCGTTTGGGCCAGCCATAACAATTGCCGAGCGCTGGTGCCAGGCGTGCGGCAATTTGGCGACGAGCAACTGCGCGCCTTGATCGCACGCGGCGCGGTGATCGGCGCCGTGCTCGACGCCTGGATGTTAACTCCCAATTGGTTGCGCGGCCAATCGACGCCGGATGAATCAGGCGTGAGTCTGGCCAGTGCCGTCGATCACATCGATCACGTCTGCCAACTCGCAGGCAATGCCAATCATTGCGGCCTCGGGTCCGACCTCGACGGCGGCTTCGGCCGCGAACAATCCCCGCGCGATCTCGACACGATCGCGGATCTTGCCAAATTCACGAAGCTGCTGGAACAAAGCGGCTATCCCACCGCGGATGTCGAAAAGATCATGCACGGCAATTGGATCAGCTTTTTGCGGCGCGCATGGTCCTGA
- a CDS encoding alpha/beta hydrolase fold domain-containing protein — translation MFQARFARIVAIVVLASLPSALSRGAEPLAVEVKTDVEYGQAGEEKLLLDLSTPPKGDQPRPGLIFIHGGGWAGGSKNDFAGLAKDFAAEGYVVANVNYRLAPKHVFPAQVEDCKCAVRWMRAHAEELGLDPERIGAIGGSAGGHLALMLGVMDSGDGLEGDGGWADQSSKVQAVVNYVGPSDLLGTLPVISQNILTNFLGGKREEKHDAAVKASPVTYVNEGDAPSLTFMGTKDPLVPHDQGVILANKLTEAKVPGRVEFILGAGHGFAPEEMHRTLQASKEFLKEQLKGESDE, via the coding sequence ATGTTTCAAGCTCGTTTCGCGCGCATCGTGGCGATCGTAGTTTTGGCCTCCCTGCCGAGCGCCCTGTCACGTGGCGCGGAGCCCTTGGCCGTCGAAGTGAAAACCGACGTCGAATACGGCCAAGCCGGTGAGGAAAAGCTGTTGCTCGACCTGTCGACGCCGCCCAAGGGCGATCAACCACGACCCGGTTTGATCTTCATTCACGGCGGCGGCTGGGCTGGCGGTAGCAAGAACGACTTCGCCGGTCTGGCGAAGGACTTCGCCGCCGAGGGTTACGTCGTGGCGAACGTGAATTATCGCCTCGCCCCGAAGCATGTTTTCCCCGCGCAAGTCGAGGACTGCAAATGCGCCGTCCGCTGGATGCGGGCGCATGCCGAGGAGTTGGGTCTCGATCCGGAACGAATCGGCGCCATCGGCGGTTCCGCCGGGGGGCACCTGGCGCTGATGCTCGGCGTGATGGACTCGGGCGACGGGCTCGAAGGGGATGGCGGCTGGGCCGATCAATCGAGCAAGGTTCAGGCCGTGGTAAACTACGTCGGCCCGTCGGACTTGCTGGGCACATTGCCGGTGATCTCGCAAAACATTCTCACGAACTTTCTGGGCGGCAAGCGCGAAGAAAAACACGATGCCGCGGTGAAAGCGTCGCCGGTCACGTATGTAAATGAAGGCGACGCGCCGAGTTTAACCTTCATGGGCACGAAAGACCCGCTCGTGCCGCACGATCAAGGTGTGATCCTCGCCAACAAACTCACCGAAGCGAAGGTGCCCGGTCGCGTGGAATTCATCCTCGGCGCCGGCCACGGCTTCGCGCCCGAGGAGATGCATCGCACACTCCAGGCGTCGAAGGAGTTCTTGAAGGAACAGTTGAAGGGCGAGAGTGACGAATGA
- a CDS encoding DUF480 domain-containing protein gives MSSAENRPAPRWQPLPPLDRRVAAVLVEKAKTTPDAYPMSINALRAGCNQKNNRDPVMEVDEDAVQESLDRLRGVGLVAEVQGGGRVPRYRHYMYDWLGVDKVEVAVMTELLLRGEQTEGELRGRVSRMEPIADLPALRAVLNALKAKGLVIALSPEGRGYVVTHALYPPRELERLKSDFQRVHGADFAEPAEPAPAPVRTSPPAVAAPVPHYAPVAQPVPTPEGLADLRRDVSELKQQVAALRDELSTVRSQCDSQQRELESLRSALGG, from the coding sequence ATGTCTTCCGCTGAAAATCGACCCGCGCCGCGTTGGCAGCCGTTGCCGCCCTTGGATCGGCGCGTCGCCGCCGTGTTGGTGGAAAAGGCTAAGACGACGCCGGACGCCTATCCGATGTCGATCAACGCCTTGCGCGCCGGATGCAACCAGAAGAACAATCGCGACCCGGTGATGGAGGTCGACGAAGACGCCGTACAGGAATCGCTCGATCGGCTGCGGGGCGTCGGGCTAGTCGCCGAGGTGCAAGGCGGAGGGCGCGTGCCGCGCTATCGCCACTACATGTACGACTGGCTCGGTGTCGATAAGGTCGAAGTGGCAGTGATGACGGAGTTGTTGCTGCGTGGCGAGCAGACCGAAGGCGAGTTGCGTGGCCGCGTGTCGCGGATGGAGCCGATCGCCGATTTGCCGGCGCTCCGCGCGGTGCTCAATGCGCTCAAGGCCAAAGGACTGGTGATCGCGCTGTCGCCCGAGGGACGCGGCTACGTGGTGACTCATGCCCTCTATCCGCCGCGCGAACTGGAACGGCTGAAAAGCGATTTTCAACGCGTTCACGGCGCCGACTTCGCCGAGCCGGCCGAACCGGCACCAGCGCCGGTCCGGACCTCGCCTCCAGCCGTCGCTGCGCCCGTTCCACATTACGCACCGGTCGCTCAGCCAGTGCCGACGCCGGAAGGACTGGCGGACCTGCGCCGCGACGTGAGTGAGTTGAAACAACAGGTGGCGGCACTACGCGACGAGCTGTCGACGGTTCGTTCGCAATGCGACTCGCAGCAGCGCGAGTTGGAATCGCTACGCTCGGCGCTCGGCGGTTGA